In a single window of the Zea mays cultivar B73 chromosome 5, Zm-B73-REFERENCE-NAM-5.0, whole genome shotgun sequence genome:
- the LOC103627282 gene encoding mitogen-activated protein kinase kinase kinase 3 isoform X2 translates to MPFWWPRRRSRPSSKRKDGPVPASASASCSPRYSVVVPPTAYASASASPSAQWERAWTRSLVSLAPRGAADRAAAAAVTLCGGGGSGPGGATAGLGRALPLPRPVYKSAPVSSGSSSDSDEVVDNTNFRCADPFVYPGARTVPPDAHKRTAEEKHLLSCSAPPPREHQKFFEVPVTNARKVHLQSYEAATSGTTLRGRMFHKNTRARTRSLSPGPRGHDFASSFASPRDVGVSSRSVVKRMDDLNSRSQPFFASSLSQPLPRPPAHIASCLIPSSPIASAQSQSQWKKGKALGSGTFGQVYVGFNSESGKFCAIKEVKVILDDSKSKERLRQLNQEVDMLRQLTHQNIVQYYGSELTDEALSIYLEYVSGGSIDKLLKYYGPFKEPVIRNYTRQILSGLAYLHGRKTVHRDVKGANVLVGPNGEVKLADFGMAKHITSLAEIHSLRGSPYWMAPEVIMNKNGYSFEVDIWSLGCTIIEMGTGRHPWHQYEHVHAMFKIVNTKDMPEIPERLSKEGKDFLSLCLKRDPAQRPSATQLLRHPFVQDNQEISGAKCNTTLRNGLSSPAESNKEPSLKRSVAPLRDIGGIRARGFTGSSSACVSPHKTSRHIDVRANMSLPVSPCSSPLRQLKQWNWSCVASPSHLAFSSGSVAHNTVSDMQNQMRGSDPVPDPWRDISHRRQSPYDSPKRF, encoded by the exons ATGCCCTTTTGGTGGCCGAGGAGGAGGTCCAGGCCGAGCTCCAAGCGCAAGGACGGGCCCGTGCCGGCCTCTGCCTCGGCTTCCTGCTCGCCTCGCTACTCTGTCGTCGTTCCCCCCACCGCGTACGCGTCCGCTAGCGCGTCGCCGTCGGCCCAGTGGGAGCGGGCGTGGACGCGCAGCCTCGTCTCCCTGGCGCCGCGGGGCGCAGCAGATAGGGCTGCCGCCGCTGCCGTTACTCTATGCGGCGGCGGCGGGTCAGGACCCGGGGGAGCGACGGCCGGGCTTGGGCGTGCTTTACCGCTCCCGCGCCCCGTGTACAAATCGGCGCCGGTTTCAAGCGGGAGCTCGTCGGATTCAGACGAGGTGGTGGACAACACAAATTTCAG GTGTGCGGATCCATTTGTCTATCCTGGAGCAAGAACTGTGCCACCCGATGCACATAAGCGCACGGCAGAAGAAAAGCACCTTCTTTCATGTAGTGCTCCGCCTCCGCGTGAGCACCAAAAGTTTTTTGAGGTGCCTGTCACCAATGCCAGAAAAGTTCATTTACAAAGCTACGAAGCTGCAACCAGTGGGACTACTTTGCGTGGTAGAATGTTTCATAAAAATACACGTGCAAGAACAAGgagtctttccccaggcccaagAGGGCATGATTTTGCTTCCAGTTTTGCAAGTCCAAGAGACGTTGGAGTTAGTTCAAGGTCAGTGGTTAAAAGGATGGATGATCTGAACAGTCGGTCCCAACCCTTTTTCGCGAGCAGTCTGTCTCAACCCTTGCCTCGTCCTCCAGCTCATATTGCTAGTTGTCTCATTCCTTCATCTCCCATTGCTTCTGCCCAATCTCAATCACAGTGGAAAAAGGGGAAGGCGTTAGGTAGCGGCACATTTGGTCAGGTTTACGTTGGATTCAACAG TGAAAGCGGGAAGTTTTGTGCAATAAAGGAGGTAAAAGTTATTTTGGATGATTCAAAGTCAAAAGAACGCCTCAGACAATTGAATCAG GAAGTAGATATGCTTAGGCAACTAACACACCAAAACATTGTGCAATACTATGGAAGTGAACTG ACTGATGAGGCACTGTCCATCTATCTTGAGTATGTTTCTGGAGGTTCAATTGATAAATTGCTTAAATACTATGGTCCTTTTAAGGAACCTGTGATTCGTAATTATACGAGGCAGATTCTTTCTGGACTTGCCTACTTGCATGGTAGGAAAACTGTGCACAG AGACGTAAAAGGAGCAAACGTACTTGTTGGCCCAAATGGCGAAGTCAAACTTGCTGATTTTGGCATGGCTAAACAT ATAACATCTTTAGCCGAAATACACTCATTGAGAGGAAGCCCATACTGGATGGCTCCTGAG GTTATAATGAATAAAAATGGGTACAGTTTTGAAGTTGATATCTGGAGCCTTGGGTGCACAATTATTGAAATGGGAACTGGGAGACATCCTTGGCATCAGTATGAACAT GTACACGCAATGTTTAAGATAGTAAACACTAAGGATATGCCAGAAATCCCAGAGAGACTTTCTAAAGAAGGGAAAGATTTCCTTAGTTTGTGCTTAAAACGTGATCCGGCACAGCGCCCATCTGCAACTCAGTTGCTGCGCCATCCTTTTGTTCAAGACAATCAGGAAATCAGTGGGGCCAAATGCAACACCACTTTGAGAAATGGACTATCTTCGCCTGCAGAG TCCAACAAAGAACCTTCATTGAAGAGAAGTGTTGCTCCTCTGCGGGACATTGGAGGGATAAGAGCGCGAGGTTTTACGGGATCTTCCTCAGCATGCGTTTCACCCCACAAAACTTCCAG GCATATTGATGTGAGAGCAAACATGTCTCTCCCGGTGTCTCCATGCTCAAGCCCGTTACGCCAGCTGAAGCAATGGAACTGGAGCTGCGTTGCTTCCCCATCACATCTGGCATTCTCCTCGGGATCTGTGGCCCACAACACAGTCAGTGACATGCAGAACCAGATGAGAGGAAGCGACCCAGTTCCAGATCCATGGCGCGACATCAGCCACAGACGACAAAGCCCATATGACTCCCCAAAGAGATTCTGA
- the LOC103627282 gene encoding mitogen-activated protein kinase kinase kinase 3 isoform X1: MPFWWPRRRSRPSSKRKDGPVPASASASCSPRYSVVVPPTAYASASASPSAQWERAWTRSLVSLAPRGAADRAAAAAVTLCGGGGSGPGGATAGLGRALPLPRPVYKSAPVSSGSSSDSDEVVDNTNFRCADPFVYPGARTVPPDAHKRTAEEKHLLSCSAPPPREHQKFFEVPVTNARKVHLQSYEAATSGTTLRGRMFHKNTRARTRSLSPGPRGHDFASSFASPRDVGVSSRSVVKRMDDLNSRSQPFFASSLSQPLPRPPAHIASCLIPSSPIASAQSQSQWKKGKALGSGTFGQVYVGFNSESGKFCAIKEVKVILDDSKSKERLRQLNQEVDMLRQLTHQNIVQYYGSELTDEALSIYLEYVSGGSIDKLLKYYGPFKEPVIRNYTRQILSGLAYLHGRKTVHRDVKGANVLVGPNGEVKLADFGMAKHITSLAEIHSLRGSPYWMAPEVIMNKNGYSFEVDIWSLGCTIIEMGTGRHPWHQYEHVHAMFKIVNTKDMPEIPERLSKEGKDFLSLCLKRDPAQRPSATQLLRHPFVQDNQEISGAKCNTTLRNGLSSPAESNKEPSLKRSVAPLRDIGGIRARGFTGSSSACVSPHKTSSRHIDVRANMSLPVSPCSSPLRQLKQWNWSCVASPSHLAFSSGSVAHNTVSDMQNQMRGSDPVPDPWRDISHRRQSPYDSPKRF, translated from the exons ATGCCCTTTTGGTGGCCGAGGAGGAGGTCCAGGCCGAGCTCCAAGCGCAAGGACGGGCCCGTGCCGGCCTCTGCCTCGGCTTCCTGCTCGCCTCGCTACTCTGTCGTCGTTCCCCCCACCGCGTACGCGTCCGCTAGCGCGTCGCCGTCGGCCCAGTGGGAGCGGGCGTGGACGCGCAGCCTCGTCTCCCTGGCGCCGCGGGGCGCAGCAGATAGGGCTGCCGCCGCTGCCGTTACTCTATGCGGCGGCGGCGGGTCAGGACCCGGGGGAGCGACGGCCGGGCTTGGGCGTGCTTTACCGCTCCCGCGCCCCGTGTACAAATCGGCGCCGGTTTCAAGCGGGAGCTCGTCGGATTCAGACGAGGTGGTGGACAACACAAATTTCAG GTGTGCGGATCCATTTGTCTATCCTGGAGCAAGAACTGTGCCACCCGATGCACATAAGCGCACGGCAGAAGAAAAGCACCTTCTTTCATGTAGTGCTCCGCCTCCGCGTGAGCACCAAAAGTTTTTTGAGGTGCCTGTCACCAATGCCAGAAAAGTTCATTTACAAAGCTACGAAGCTGCAACCAGTGGGACTACTTTGCGTGGTAGAATGTTTCATAAAAATACACGTGCAAGAACAAGgagtctttccccaggcccaagAGGGCATGATTTTGCTTCCAGTTTTGCAAGTCCAAGAGACGTTGGAGTTAGTTCAAGGTCAGTGGTTAAAAGGATGGATGATCTGAACAGTCGGTCCCAACCCTTTTTCGCGAGCAGTCTGTCTCAACCCTTGCCTCGTCCTCCAGCTCATATTGCTAGTTGTCTCATTCCTTCATCTCCCATTGCTTCTGCCCAATCTCAATCACAGTGGAAAAAGGGGAAGGCGTTAGGTAGCGGCACATTTGGTCAGGTTTACGTTGGATTCAACAG TGAAAGCGGGAAGTTTTGTGCAATAAAGGAGGTAAAAGTTATTTTGGATGATTCAAAGTCAAAAGAACGCCTCAGACAATTGAATCAG GAAGTAGATATGCTTAGGCAACTAACACACCAAAACATTGTGCAATACTATGGAAGTGAACTG ACTGATGAGGCACTGTCCATCTATCTTGAGTATGTTTCTGGAGGTTCAATTGATAAATTGCTTAAATACTATGGTCCTTTTAAGGAACCTGTGATTCGTAATTATACGAGGCAGATTCTTTCTGGACTTGCCTACTTGCATGGTAGGAAAACTGTGCACAG AGACGTAAAAGGAGCAAACGTACTTGTTGGCCCAAATGGCGAAGTCAAACTTGCTGATTTTGGCATGGCTAAACAT ATAACATCTTTAGCCGAAATACACTCATTGAGAGGAAGCCCATACTGGATGGCTCCTGAG GTTATAATGAATAAAAATGGGTACAGTTTTGAAGTTGATATCTGGAGCCTTGGGTGCACAATTATTGAAATGGGAACTGGGAGACATCCTTGGCATCAGTATGAACAT GTACACGCAATGTTTAAGATAGTAAACACTAAGGATATGCCAGAAATCCCAGAGAGACTTTCTAAAGAAGGGAAAGATTTCCTTAGTTTGTGCTTAAAACGTGATCCGGCACAGCGCCCATCTGCAACTCAGTTGCTGCGCCATCCTTTTGTTCAAGACAATCAGGAAATCAGTGGGGCCAAATGCAACACCACTTTGAGAAATGGACTATCTTCGCCTGCAGAG TCCAACAAAGAACCTTCATTGAAGAGAAGTGTTGCTCCTCTGCGGGACATTGGAGGGATAAGAGCGCGAGGTTTTACGGGATCTTCCTCAGCATGCGTTTCACCCCACAAAACTTCCAG CAGGCATATTGATGTGAGAGCAAACATGTCTCTCCCGGTGTCTCCATGCTCAAGCCCGTTACGCCAGCTGAAGCAATGGAACTGGAGCTGCGTTGCTTCCCCATCACATCTGGCATTCTCCTCGGGATCTGTGGCCCACAACACAGTCAGTGACATGCAGAACCAGATGAGAGGAAGCGACCCAGTTCCAGATCCATGGCGCGACATCAGCCACAGACGACAAAGCCCATATGACTCCCCAAAGAGATTCTGA